The Anabaena sp. WA102 genome contains a region encoding:
- the tnpA gene encoding IS200/IS605 family transposase, with protein sequence MKKSSYEYRHYNHAVGLSVIHLVWIPKRRKKVLVGKIRDRIFEIFSALAIEKDWNIRALEVAPDHIHLFVEIHPTDAIFQVVKAFKGRSSNYLRKEFPELKKLPSLWTSSYFFSTAGNVAADTIERYINDPHHG encoded by the coding sequence ATGAAAAAAAGTTCTTATGAATATCGGCATTATAATCACGCTGTCGGATTGAGCGTGATTCATTTAGTCTGGATACCTAAACGCCGAAAAAAAGTGCTTGTCGGGAAAATCAGGGATAGGATTTTTGAGATATTTTCGGCATTAGCTATTGAAAAAGATTGGAATATTCGTGCGTTAGAAGTTGCACCAGATCACATTCATTTATTCGTAGAGATTCATCCAACTGATGCAATATTTCAGGTAGTTAAAGCATTTAAAGGACGCTCATCTAATTACCTAAGAAAAGAGTTCCCAGAATTAAAAAAGCTACCGTCACTTTGGACTAGCAGCTATTTCTTTTCAACTGCTGGAAACGTTGCTGCTGATACTATAGAAAGATATATTAATGACCCGCATCATGGTTGA